The Janthinobacterium lividum genome has a window encoding:
- a CDS encoding D-serine ammonia-lyase yields the protein MLPTSAIAALREKFPLITELMALQPLSWFNPGIAPAAEALNDVGLTAEDVADASARLARFAPYLAKAFPETQASGGIIESPVVPLPAMQAALGVTSGQLWLKQDSHLPISGSIKARGGIYEVLKHAEMLALDAGLLKAGDDYSLLASDAVRAFFGQYAIAVGSTGNLGLSIGIMSARLGFRATVHMSADARQWKKDKLRSHGVTVVEYATDYSVAVEAGRKQAEGDPTCHFVDDENSHDLFLGYAVAGQRLKAQFAAHGAAVDAEHPLFVYLPCGVGGGPGGVAFGLKLAFGDAVHCVFVEPTHSPCMLLGVYTGLHDGISVQEIGIDNLTAADGLAVGRPSGFVGRAMQRLIDGYATVTDEELYRLLATLEQTQGLRLEPSAVAGFAGIAPVLAAPQYQQRLETATHLVWGTGGSMVPQEEMAAYVARGRALLAAGAA from the coding sequence ATGCTGCCCACTTCCGCCATCGCCGCGCTGCGCGAAAAATTTCCTTTGATTACAGAACTGATGGCCTTGCAGCCCTTGAGCTGGTTCAATCCCGGCATCGCGCCTGCGGCCGAGGCCTTGAACGACGTTGGCTTGACGGCGGAGGACGTGGCGGACGCCAGCGCGCGCCTGGCGCGTTTTGCGCCTTACCTGGCCAAGGCGTTTCCGGAAACGCAGGCCAGCGGCGGCATCATCGAGTCGCCCGTCGTGCCGCTGCCTGCCATGCAGGCGGCGCTGGGCGTGACGAGCGGTCAGCTGTGGCTCAAGCAGGATAGCCATTTGCCCATTTCCGGCTCCATCAAGGCACGCGGCGGCATTTATGAAGTGCTGAAGCACGCGGAAATGCTGGCGCTGGACGCCGGTTTACTGAAGGCGGGCGATGATTACAGCCTGCTGGCCAGCGACGCCGTGCGGGCCTTCTTTGGCCAGTATGCGATCGCCGTCGGTTCCACAGGCAATCTGGGCTTGTCGATCGGCATCATGAGCGCGCGCCTGGGCTTTCGTGCCACCGTGCACATGTCGGCCGATGCGCGCCAGTGGAAGAAGGATAAATTGCGCAGCCATGGCGTCACCGTCGTCGAGTATGCGACCGACTACAGCGTGGCCGTGGAAGCGGGGCGCAAGCAAGCGGAGGGCGACCCGACCTGCCACTTCGTCGACGATGAAAACTCGCACGATCTGTTTCTCGGCTACGCGGTGGCGGGGCAGCGCCTGAAAGCCCAGTTTGCCGCACACGGTGCTGCGGTGGATGCCGAGCACCCCTTGTTTGTGTACTTGCCGTGCGGCGTGGGCGGCGGCCCCGGCGGCGTGGCCTTTGGCTTGAAGCTGGCGTTTGGCGATGCCGTTCACTGCGTCTTCGTCGAACCGACCCACTCGCCGTGCATGCTGCTGGGTGTGTACACGGGCTTGCACGATGGGATCAGCGTGCAGGAGATCGGCATCGACAACCTCACGGCCGCCGATGGCCTGGCCGTGGGACGCCCGTCCGGTTTCGTCGGACGCGCCATGCAGCGGCTGATCGACGGCTACGCCACCGTCACGGATGAAGAACTGTACCGCTTGCTGGCGACGCTTGAGCAAACGCAAGGCTTGCGCCTGGAACCGTCCGCCGTGGCCGGTTTCGCGGGCATAGCACCTGTGCTGGCCGCGCCGCAATATCAGCAGCGCCTGGAAACGGCCACGCACCTGGTGTGGGGCACGGGCGGCAGCATGGTGCCGCAAGAGGAAATGGCCGCCTATGTGGCCCGTGGCCGCGCATTGCTGGCGGCCGGAGCCGCCTGA
- a CDS encoding TonB-dependent receptor codes for MKHFPLLISLAIVVPAVAQTRTEADTTVLPEMKVIVAGVKDGYRPAADTALMLSSTPGYSVAAGGGVSGLPVVNGFADDRLKIRIDGMELTSACANHMNAPLSYIDPQQVQRIRLIAGVTQVSAGGDSIGGTIEVQSNAPVFAQSGAPLLTQGSFAVSGRSVNNSVATSVNASAASDTLSVGYSGAYTRGHSYEDGHGNTVLGSMFESINQAIVLAAKGQGQQLTLRAGVQHIPYQGFPNQYMDMTDNHGQFANLAYQGTFAWGVFDARAYWQQTDHEMGFFTPERTGTMPMITHGRNTGYALMASLPTAAGELRLGQEWHGFRLDDYWPAVPGSMMMGPRTYLNINDGKRDRTVLFGELETRHDARWTSVLGLRAESVRMDTGEVQSYGTNMMNMPDVMAARAFNARSRSQRDTNIDASAQATFVPDAASSYEFALARKVRSPNLYERYSWGRGSMAMTMTNWFGDGNGYVGDIDLKPETAYTAAFTADWHGGGEEGWFVRVNPYYSKVDNYIDVDVLASFHPYMKMGANGNLLRFANHDAKLYGANLTWQLPLASSARWGRFMAAGNAAYTRGKRGDGGDLYRMMPFNALLAVEHKLGAWSSRIETKIVARKDKVDARRFEPETGGYALVNLRSSVALSKMASLSAGVSNLFNRAYADPLGGVYLSGLKANGGALQALPAEGRSIDLGLQLTF; via the coding sequence ATGAAACATTTCCCTTTATTGATTTCCCTCGCCATCGTCGTACCGGCCGTGGCGCAAACGCGTACTGAAGCAGACACCACTGTTTTACCCGAGATGAAAGTCATCGTCGCGGGCGTCAAGGACGGTTACCGGCCCGCCGCCGACACGGCGCTGATGCTCAGCAGCACGCCCGGCTACAGCGTGGCGGCCGGTGGCGGCGTGTCCGGCTTGCCAGTCGTGAATGGTTTCGCCGACGACCGGCTGAAAATCCGCATCGACGGCATGGAGCTGACATCGGCCTGCGCCAATCACATGAATGCGCCCTTGTCCTATATCGACCCGCAGCAGGTGCAGCGCATCCGCCTGATCGCGGGCGTGACACAAGTCAGCGCCGGCGGCGACAGCATCGGCGGGACCATCGAGGTGCAGTCAAACGCGCCCGTGTTCGCCCAGTCTGGCGCACCGCTGTTGACGCAAGGCAGTTTTGCCGTCTCGGGACGCAGCGTCAACAACAGCGTGGCGACCAGCGTGAACGCCTCGGCAGCCAGCGACACCTTGAGCGTCGGCTACAGCGGCGCCTATACGCGCGGCCACAGCTATGAAGATGGTCACGGCAACACCGTGTTGGGCAGCATGTTTGAGAGCATCAACCAGGCCATCGTGCTGGCGGCGAAAGGCCAGGGCCAGCAACTGACCCTGCGCGCCGGCGTGCAGCACATCCCATACCAGGGGTTCCCGAACCAGTACATGGACATGACGGATAACCATGGCCAGTTCGCCAACCTGGCCTACCAGGGCACATTTGCCTGGGGCGTGTTTGACGCGCGCGCCTACTGGCAGCAGACGGACCATGAAATGGGCTTTTTCACACCCGAGCGCACGGGCACGATGCCGATGATCACGCACGGGCGCAACACGGGCTATGCGCTGATGGCCAGCTTGCCGACCGCTGCGGGCGAGTTGCGCCTGGGCCAGGAGTGGCACGGCTTCCGCCTCGACGATTACTGGCCGGCCGTGCCCGGTTCCATGATGATGGGGCCGCGTACCTATCTGAACATCAATGATGGCAAGCGCGACCGCACCGTGCTGTTTGGCGAGCTGGAAACGCGCCACGATGCGCGCTGGACCAGCGTGCTGGGCTTGCGCGCAGAATCCGTGCGCATGGACACGGGCGAGGTGCAATCGTATGGCACCAACATGATGAACATGCCGGACGTGATGGCCGCCCGGGCCTTCAATGCGCGCAGCCGCAGCCAGCGCGACACGAATATCGATGCCTCGGCGCAAGCGACGTTTGTGCCGGACGCTGCCAGCAGCTATGAATTCGCGCTGGCGCGCAAGGTGCGCTCGCCGAACCTGTACGAGCGCTACTCGTGGGGCCGCGGCTCGATGGCGATGACCATGACCAACTGGTTTGGCGACGGCAACGGCTATGTGGGCGATATCGACCTCAAGCCCGAGACGGCTTACACGGCGGCCTTCACGGCCGACTGGCATGGCGGCGGCGAGGAGGGCTGGTTCGTGCGCGTCAATCCCTATTACAGCAAGGTCGACAATTACATCGATGTCGATGTGCTGGCGTCTTTCCACCCATACATGAAAATGGGTGCAAACGGCAACTTGCTGCGCTTTGCCAACCACGACGCCAAGCTGTACGGCGCCAACCTGACGTGGCAGCTACCGCTGGCCAGCAGCGCGCGCTGGGGCCGCTTCATGGCGGCGGGCAATGCCGCTTACACGCGGGGCAAGCGCGGCGATGGTGGCGACCTGTACCGCATGATGCCGTTCAACGCCTTGCTGGCCGTCGAGCACAAGCTGGGCGCCTGGAGCAGCCGCATCGAAACGAAGATCGTTGCCCGCAAGGACAAGGTCGACGCGCGCCGCTTCGAACCGGAAACGGGCGGCTATGCCCTCGTCAACCTGCGCAGCAGTGTGGCGCTGAGCAAGATGGCCAGCCTGAGTGCCGGCGTGAGCAACCTGTTCAACCGCGCGTATGCGGACCCGCTCGGTGGCGTGTACCTGTCGGGCCTGAAGGCAAATGGCGGCGCGCTGCAAGCCTTGCCGGCCGAAGGCAGGTCGATTGATCTGGGACTGCAGCTGACATTCTAA
- a CDS encoding DUF2946 domain-containing protein, producing the protein MFISKGKASIVLWIACIAIFLATLAPTVSRALTVASGMAVPSLEICSVAGGMTMLPATLSTDAPDTSKGSMRMGDCPCCSMHAATLDIPPTALVLASGEILTGLLPLLFYQSATHLFAWTPVQPRGPPAAF; encoded by the coding sequence ATGTTCATCAGCAAAGGCAAGGCCAGCATCGTCCTGTGGATCGCGTGTATCGCCATCTTCCTGGCCACGCTCGCCCCTACGGTGTCGCGCGCGCTGACGGTCGCCAGCGGCATGGCCGTGCCCAGCCTGGAAATCTGCTCGGTGGCGGGCGGCATGACCATGCTGCCCGCAACACTCTCCACGGACGCGCCCGATACTTCGAAGGGCAGCATGCGCATGGGCGATTGCCCGTGCTGCAGCATGCATGCGGCCACGCTGGATATTCCCCCAACGGCCCTCGTGCTCGCTTCCGGAGAAATCCTCACGGGCTTGCTGCCCCTGCTGTTCTACCAATCCGCCACGCACCTGTTCGCCTGGACACCCGTCCAGCCTCGTGGCCCGCCTGCCGCTTTCTGA